From the genome of Impatiens glandulifera chromosome 9, dImpGla2.1, whole genome shotgun sequence, one region includes:
- the LOC124916716 gene encoding membrane-anchored ubiquitin-fold protein 4-like, with protein MQDDDLVELKFRLYDGTDIGPFRYSQASTVAMLKERVVAEWPKDKKIAPKAANDVKLINAGKILENSKSVGQCRMPFGELQIGVITMHVVVQPSLVKAKTEKKVDDQEVARKTSCGCSIL; from the exons ATGCAGGACGACGACTTGGTAGAGCTCAAGTTCCGATTGTATGATGGCACAGACATCGGTCCGTTTCGATACTCACAGGCTTCAACTGTTGCCATGCTCAAGGAGAGGGTTGTTGCAGAGTGGCCCAAAG ATAAGAAGATTGCCCCGAAGGCAGCAAATGATGTGAAATTGATTAATGCTGGGAAAATTTTGGAGAATAGTAAAAGTGTTGGCCAGTGCAGGATGCCCTTTGGTGAGCTTCAAATTGGTGTCATCACGATGCATGTTGTTGTACAACCATCATTAGTAAAAGCAAAAACAG aaaaaaagGTTGATGATCAGGAGGTAGCAAGAAAAACTTCATGTGGCTGTTCCATACTCTAA